Proteins from a genomic interval of Stenotrophomonas sp. WZN-1:
- a CDS encoding TonB-dependent receptor gives MNHLHHRPLAVAVTLCVLALAPLGAAAQSTTNLDAVEVTGTRIKRAEVEGQVPIQTLTRGDIERTGLNSISEVLQQLTGSGSALNAKFNSSGNFGFPPDGSGVGAGSAQVDLRHLGAKRVLVLVDGIRWVNESSASGVGAATDLNTIPLAIVERIEVLEDGASSLYGSDAIAGVVNIITRRDFDGGQVTLNYGEYSKGDGTQKGVDLAWGKSGDRYSLFLGASWTKQDPVFARDREQSRFPIPGTGLAFGSGGIPQGRFAFVDPNTGAEQDIVPNTGVSSPRYDGSAGCNRTDDYHCFTSADRFNFAEYNMVLTPSERKGLFGQFRFDITDNVQWYIKALGNRRESTNQAGPEPLFFGPDGATGNPLADNIVVSRLNPYNPFGFDLVSSGNMSLIGRRPVEGGARVFKQEVNTTYVATGLVGNFQAADRSWYWDVNGMYSKNKAEQTNYGSYNIYNVNMALGDPAVCAATPGCVPLNIFGGVGSITPDMLKWIQPVVRDRSQNELSLFTANLSSDLFTLPAGPVSFASGYEYRKYKGWYQPDPLTVIGHYNGVPSQPTSGSYDVNEAYLELSVPIFADSPLGKKLDLSLAGRYSDYSTFGGEFTPKYGLRWQVTDDFVLRTTYAEGFRAPSIGELYGSAARADLQLFDPCSVGLGGTPPRGSAANCAALGVPAGFQQANSQISVTTGGNRELEPERSRSFSTGFVWSPWFGNNASWSERFDVEVTFYRHAIDGAIQAINAQTQLDLCADTLDPVYCDGITRASTGAVSSFNNRLTNLGSIKTDGWDVDLFWTLPQSSIGQFKLAWKNTFVGRYEATGAAGQKQPQKPGVEVADSSIPEWTSNASIAWTMDRWSANWTVRHISELTENCGDAVAFPVCSNQAAGTNTLSATTFHDMQVGYKIDWMKGLQLTAGLNNVFDKDPPICLSCSLNGYDASTYDIPRGRYWYLRADLRF, from the coding sequence ATGAATCACCTGCACCACCGCCCGTTGGCGGTTGCCGTCACGCTGTGCGTGTTGGCCCTGGCACCCTTGGGTGCCGCTGCACAATCCACCACCAACCTCGACGCGGTGGAAGTCACCGGTACCCGCATCAAGCGCGCTGAAGTCGAGGGCCAGGTCCCGATCCAGACGCTGACCCGCGGCGACATCGAACGCACCGGCCTGAACTCGATCAGCGAAGTGCTGCAGCAGCTCACCGGCTCCGGTTCGGCGCTCAATGCCAAGTTCAATTCGTCCGGCAACTTCGGCTTCCCGCCGGATGGCAGCGGCGTGGGTGCCGGTTCGGCGCAGGTCGACCTGCGCCACCTCGGGGCCAAGCGCGTGCTGGTGCTGGTCGACGGCATCCGCTGGGTCAACGAGTCGTCGGCATCGGGCGTGGGTGCGGCCACCGACCTCAACACCATTCCGCTGGCCATCGTCGAGCGCATCGAGGTACTGGAAGACGGCGCATCATCGCTGTATGGCTCCGACGCCATCGCCGGTGTGGTCAACATCATCACCCGCCGCGACTTCGATGGCGGCCAGGTGACCCTGAACTACGGTGAGTACAGCAAGGGCGACGGCACGCAGAAGGGCGTGGACCTGGCGTGGGGCAAGAGCGGCGATCGTTACAGCCTGTTCCTCGGCGCCAGCTGGACCAAGCAGGACCCGGTGTTCGCCCGCGACCGCGAGCAGTCGCGCTTCCCGATCCCGGGTACCGGCCTGGCGTTCGGCAGCGGCGGCATTCCGCAGGGCCGCTTCGCCTTCGTCGACCCCAACACCGGTGCCGAGCAGGACATCGTGCCCAATACCGGCGTGAGCAGCCCGCGCTACGACGGCAGCGCCGGCTGCAACCGCACCGACGATTACCACTGCTTCACCAGTGCCGACCGCTTCAACTTCGCCGAATACAACATGGTGTTGACTCCGTCCGAGCGTAAGGGCCTGTTCGGCCAGTTCCGCTTCGACATCACCGACAACGTGCAGTGGTACATCAAGGCGCTGGGCAACCGCCGCGAGTCGACCAACCAGGCCGGTCCCGAGCCGCTGTTCTTCGGCCCGGACGGTGCCACCGGCAATCCGCTGGCCGACAACATCGTCGTCTCGCGACTGAACCCGTACAACCCGTTCGGCTTCGATCTGGTGTCTTCGGGCAACATGAGCCTGATCGGCCGCCGACCGGTGGAGGGCGGCGCGCGCGTTTTCAAGCAGGAGGTCAACACGACCTACGTGGCCACCGGCCTGGTCGGCAACTTCCAGGCCGCCGACCGCAGCTGGTACTGGGACGTCAACGGCATGTACAGCAAGAACAAGGCCGAACAGACCAACTACGGCAGCTACAACATCTACAACGTCAACATGGCGCTGGGTGATCCGGCGGTGTGCGCGGCAACGCCGGGCTGCGTGCCGCTGAACATCTTCGGCGGCGTCGGCTCGATCACCCCGGACATGCTGAAGTGGATCCAGCCGGTGGTGCGCGACCGCAGCCAGAACGAGCTGAGCCTGTTCACCGCCAACCTGTCCAGCGATCTGTTCACCCTGCCGGCCGGCCCGGTGTCGTTCGCCAGTGGTTACGAGTACCGCAAGTACAAGGGCTGGTACCAGCCGGATCCGTTGACGGTGATCGGCCACTACAACGGTGTGCCGTCGCAGCCGACATCCGGTTCGTATGACGTCAACGAAGCGTACCTGGAGTTGAGCGTCCCGATCTTCGCCGACTCGCCGCTGGGCAAGAAGCTGGACCTGAGCCTGGCCGGCCGCTACTCGGACTACTCCACCTTCGGCGGCGAGTTCACGCCCAAGTACGGCCTGCGCTGGCAGGTGACCGACGACTTCGTGCTGCGCACGACCTATGCCGAAGGCTTCCGTGCTCCGTCGATCGGTGAACTGTACGGCTCGGCCGCGCGCGCCGACCTGCAGCTGTTCGACCCGTGCTCGGTGGGCCTGGGCGGTACGCCGCCGCGTGGCAGCGCCGCCAACTGTGCCGCACTGGGTGTGCCGGCTGGCTTCCAGCAGGCCAATTCGCAGATCTCGGTGACCACCGGCGGCAACCGCGAGCTGGAACCGGAGCGCTCGCGCAGCTTCAGCACCGGCTTTGTGTGGAGCCCGTGGTTCGGCAACAACGCATCGTGGTCAGAGCGCTTCGACGTGGAAGTGACCTTCTACCGCCATGCCATCGATGGCGCGATCCAGGCCATCAACGCGCAGACCCAGCTGGACCTGTGCGCGGACACGCTTGACCCCGTGTACTGCGATGGCATCACCCGCGCCAGCACCGGTGCGGTCAGCAGCTTCAACAACCGCCTGACCAACCTCGGCTCGATCAAGACCGACGGCTGGGACGTGGACCTGTTCTGGACGCTGCCGCAGAGCTCCATCGGCCAGTTCAAGCTGGCCTGGAAGAACACCTTCGTCGGCCGTTACGAAGCCACCGGCGCGGCCGGGCAGAAGCAGCCGCAGAAGCCGGGCGTGGAAGTGGCGGACAGTTCCATTCCGGAGTGGACCAGCAACGCCAGCATTGCCTGGACGATGGACCGCTGGAGTGCGAACTGGACGGTGCGGCACATCTCCGAGCTGACCGAGAACTGCGGTGATGCCGTGGCGTTCCCGGTGTGCAGCAACCAGGCCGCCGGCACCAACACGCTCTCGGCCACCACCTTCCACGACATGCAGGTGGGCTACAAGATCGACTGGATGAAGGGGCTGCAGCTGACCGCGGGCCTGAACAACGTGTTCGACAAGGATCCGCCGATCTGCCTGTCGTGCTCGTTGAACGGCTATGACGCTTCGACCTACGACATCCCGCGTGGCCGCTACTGGTACCTGCGCGCGGACCTGCGTTTCTGA
- a CDS encoding biopolymer transporter ExbD: MAFSSAGRSGPLADINVTPLVDVMLVLLIIFIVTAPIVARPIAVQLPQATDRTIDRPEPPPPIELRLDASNQLSWDGQPMAIGDLQARLQAQAGAHAGNLPELRIATDPSAEYEGMARILAAAEATGMERIAFVR; the protein is encoded by the coding sequence ATGGCGTTCAGTAGCGCAGGAAGAAGCGGCCCGCTGGCGGACATCAATGTCACGCCACTGGTGGATGTGATGCTGGTGCTGTTGATCATCTTCATCGTGACCGCGCCGATCGTGGCCCGGCCGATTGCCGTGCAGTTGCCACAGGCCACCGATCGCACGATCGATCGCCCCGAACCGCCGCCACCGATCGAGCTGCGCCTGGATGCGTCGAACCAGCTGAGCTGGGATGGCCAGCCGATGGCCATCGGCGATCTGCAGGCGCGCCTGCAGGCACAGGCCGGCGCGCATGCTGGCAACCTGCCCGAGCTGCGCATCGCCACCGATCCGTCGGCCGAGTACGAAGGCATGGCCCGGATCCTGGCTGCGGCCGAGGCCACCGGCATGGAGCGTATCGCCTTCGTGCGGTAG
- a CDS encoding transglycosylase SLT domain-containing protein — translation MLPAMTRRSSTALSLLPLATTLLIGCANAQSLDAQNAQLKAAIAAAERGQFDPGQAAALSRHPAYGWLEYANLRRNIDTVDTAQAQAFLKRYDGQAVATTFRSVWLPSVARRQDWPTLLANWVPTDNAGLRCAQLTARQVTGKVDPQWISEAQDLWRKNGKSLPDGCDAVFAVLQAQGGLSDALRWERIDAAADAQQPAVMRSAARGLPATDLALANNYAAFVDKPNASALNWPRNERSRRIATDGLAKLAKADPGATEQQLPQYAQALGLSADQQGQVLYQIALWTVASYLPDSARRLNAVPESAYDERLHEWRVREAMSRGDWPAALAAIRKMGSKQRSDPRWRYFEGRMLEKTGQAQQAQPLFREAARAPTFHGFLAADKLQQGYTLCPWKPNDSAQAQALIARDPAIQRAMALYQIDRAGWAVAEWNSALSRFDDTQRRLAVRVAQDNGWFDRAVFALGKQPQEQRLYDLRFPLHHDATIRRESARNAIDPAWVAAEIRAESTFTPRARSPANAMGLMQVLPATGAGVAKSIGLTGYGGADSLYDPDTNIAVGTAYLRQLMNKYDGLPYVTIAAYNAGPTPTARWQGQRPGFDPDLWIETISYKETREYVARVLAFSVIYDWRLNGNALPLSDRLMGRLVDKRKSFSCAANADQGGD, via the coding sequence ATGCTGCCCGCCATGACCCGACGCTCTTCGACCGCCCTGTCCCTGCTGCCCTTGGCCACCACGCTGCTGATCGGCTGCGCCAATGCCCAGTCCCTCGACGCCCAGAACGCGCAGCTCAAGGCCGCGATCGCTGCCGCCGAACGCGGCCAGTTCGATCCCGGCCAGGCCGCTGCGCTCAGCCGCCATCCGGCTTACGGCTGGCTGGAGTACGCCAACCTGCGCCGCAACATCGACACCGTCGATACCGCGCAGGCCCAGGCCTTCCTCAAACGTTACGACGGCCAGGCTGTGGCCACCACCTTCCGCAGCGTGTGGCTGCCCTCGGTCGCACGCCGCCAGGACTGGCCGACCCTGCTGGCCAACTGGGTGCCCACCGACAACGCCGGCCTGCGCTGTGCGCAGCTGACCGCGCGCCAGGTGACCGGCAAGGTCGATCCACAATGGATCAGTGAAGCGCAGGATCTGTGGCGCAAGAACGGCAAGTCGCTGCCGGATGGCTGTGACGCTGTTTTCGCCGTGCTGCAGGCACAGGGTGGGCTGAGCGATGCCCTGCGTTGGGAACGCATCGATGCCGCCGCCGACGCGCAGCAGCCGGCCGTGATGCGTAGCGCCGCACGCGGCCTGCCCGCCACCGACCTGGCACTGGCCAACAATTACGCTGCCTTTGTCGACAAGCCCAATGCCAGCGCGTTGAACTGGCCACGCAACGAGCGCAGCCGGCGCATTGCCACCGATGGCCTGGCCAAGCTGGCCAAGGCCGATCCCGGCGCCACCGAACAGCAGCTGCCGCAGTATGCGCAGGCACTGGGCCTGAGTGCCGACCAGCAGGGCCAGGTGCTGTACCAGATCGCATTGTGGACGGTAGCGTCCTACCTTCCGGATTCGGCACGCCGCCTCAATGCGGTACCCGAATCGGCGTATGACGAGCGCCTGCACGAATGGCGCGTACGCGAAGCGATGTCGCGCGGCGACTGGCCGGCGGCGCTGGCCGCGATCCGCAAGATGGGCAGCAAGCAGCGCAGCGACCCGCGCTGGCGCTACTTCGAAGGCCGCATGCTGGAGAAGACCGGCCAGGCCCAGCAGGCTCAGCCGCTGTTCCGCGAAGCCGCACGCGCACCGACCTTCCACGGTTTCCTGGCCGCCGACAAGCTGCAGCAGGGCTATACCCTGTGCCCCTGGAAGCCGAATGACAGCGCGCAGGCGCAGGCGTTGATCGCGCGCGATCCGGCCATCCAGCGCGCAATGGCGCTGTACCAGATCGATCGCGCCGGTTGGGCCGTGGCCGAATGGAACAGCGCGCTGTCGCGTTTCGATGACACCCAGCGCCGCCTCGCCGTACGCGTGGCGCAGGACAACGGCTGGTTCGACCGCGCCGTGTTCGCGCTCGGCAAGCAGCCGCAGGAGCAGCGCCTGTACGACCTGCGCTTCCCGCTGCACCACGACGCCACGATCCGCCGGGAATCGGCGCGCAACGCAATCGATCCGGCCTGGGTGGCCGCGGAGATCCGCGCCGAGAGCACCTTCACCCCGCGCGCGCGCTCGCCTGCCAACGCCATGGGCCTGATGCAGGTGCTGCCGGCCACCGGTGCCGGCGTGGCCAAGTCGATCGGCCTGACCGGCTACGGCGGCGCCGACAGCCTGTACGACCCGGACACCAACATCGCCGTCGGTACCGCCTACCTGCGCCAGCTGATGAACAAGTACGACGGCCTGCCGTACGTGACCATCGCCGCGTACAACGCCGGCCCGACCCCGACCGCACGCTGGCAGGGCCAGCGCCCGGGCTTTGACCCGGACCTGTGGATCGAGACCATCAGCTACAAGGAAACCCGCGAGTACGTGGCCCGCGTGCTGGCCTTCAGCGTGATCTACGACTGGCGCCTCAACGGCAATGCGCTGCCGCTGAGCGACCGCCTGATGGGCCGCCTGGTGGACAAGCGCAAAAGCTTCAGCTGCGCCGCCAACGCCGACCAGGGCGGCGATTGA
- a CDS encoding multifunctional CCA addition/repair protein, translating into MKIYLVGGAVRDRLLQRPAGDRDWVVVGATPAQMEAQGYTAVGRDFPVFLHPKTGEEYALARTERKSGRGYRGFVVDADPAVTLEEDLQRRDFTINAIACDEETGTLVDPYGGVRDLEQRVLRHVGPAFVEDPLRVLRAARFMARFAPLGFTVAEETMALMREVAASGELDALVPERVWQELRKALVSERPSAFLRTLHDAQALGPILPELEALYGVPQRAEFHPEVDTGIHQEMVSDMAAKLAPGDDLVGFAALTHDLGKGLTPPGEWPRHIMHEQRGITPLKALCARLKIPTEHQQLAEAVCREHLNVHRIDELRDATVLELLGRCDALRRPERVARIALCCEADKRGRLGFEDADYPQGETLKRLHHAALSVQARDLDTTHLKGPAIGEALAKARVKAIAAAR; encoded by the coding sequence ATGAAGATCTATCTTGTCGGCGGCGCCGTACGCGACCGCCTGCTGCAGCGCCCTGCAGGTGACCGTGACTGGGTGGTGGTCGGTGCCACGCCCGCGCAGATGGAAGCGCAGGGCTACACCGCCGTCGGCCGTGATTTCCCGGTGTTCCTGCACCCGAAGACCGGCGAGGAATACGCGCTGGCGCGCACCGAGCGCAAATCCGGCCGTGGCTATCGCGGCTTCGTGGTCGATGCCGATCCGGCGGTGACGCTGGAAGAGGATCTGCAGCGCCGCGACTTCACCATCAACGCGATCGCTTGCGATGAGGAGACCGGCACGCTGGTCGATCCTTACGGTGGCGTTCGCGATCTTGAACAGCGCGTGTTGCGCCACGTCGGCCCTGCGTTCGTGGAAGATCCACTGCGCGTGCTGCGCGCGGCGCGCTTCATGGCGCGCTTCGCACCACTGGGCTTCACCGTCGCCGAAGAGACCATGGCGCTGATGCGCGAGGTCGCCGCCAGCGGTGAGCTGGACGCGCTGGTGCCCGAGCGCGTCTGGCAGGAACTGCGCAAGGCGCTGGTCAGTGAACGGCCCTCCGCCTTCCTGCGCACGCTGCACGATGCGCAGGCGCTGGGCCCGATCCTGCCCGAGCTCGAAGCGCTGTATGGCGTGCCACAGCGTGCCGAATTCCACCCGGAAGTCGACACCGGTATCCACCAGGAAATGGTCAGCGACATGGCGGCGAAACTGGCACCGGGTGATGACCTGGTCGGCTTCGCTGCCCTCACCCACGACCTCGGCAAGGGCCTGACCCCGCCGGGGGAATGGCCGCGCCACATCATGCACGAGCAGCGCGGCATCACGCCGCTGAAGGCATTGTGCGCGCGGTTGAAGATTCCCACCGAGCACCAGCAGCTGGCCGAAGCGGTCTGCCGCGAGCACTTGAACGTGCACCGCATCGACGAACTGCGCGATGCCACCGTGCTGGAACTGCTGGGTCGCTGCGATGCACTGCGCAGGCCAGAACGCGTGGCGCGCATCGCACTGTGCTGCGAGGCCGACAAGCGCGGCCGGCTCGGCTTCGAAGATGCCGACTACCCACAGGGTGAAACGCTCAAGCGCCTGCATCACGCGGCGCTGTCAGTGCAGGCGCGGGATCTGGATACCACGCATCTGAAGGGCCCGGCCATCGGCGAAGCGCTGGCCAAGGCGCGGGTGAAAGCCATCGCCGCTGCCCGCTGA
- a CDS encoding SseB family protein, whose product MDHDTPFEPLNDLEVRLLQAQDGTLTAAQFLDGLLTSTAFVLLDKAIGEDGAWDESISPLVLTSESGEPMFAVFTAPERAGLWHEQLPQFAHAMPIAVHALLAGIGDGVGLVLNPGLDVGMEMIPDAVAQLKQRAAAITRGMAH is encoded by the coding sequence ATGGACCACGACACCCCGTTCGAACCCCTCAACGACCTCGAGGTACGCCTGCTGCAGGCCCAGGACGGCACGCTGACCGCAGCGCAGTTCCTCGACGGCCTGCTGACCTCGACGGCGTTCGTGCTGCTGGACAAGGCCATTGGCGAAGACGGCGCCTGGGACGAGAGCATCTCGCCGCTGGTGCTGACCAGCGAGAGCGGCGAGCCGATGTTCGCGGTGTTCACTGCCCCCGAGCGCGCGGGCCTGTGGCACGAGCAGCTGCCGCAGTTCGCGCATGCCATGCCGATCGCGGTGCACGCGCTGCTGGCCGGTATCGGCGACGGCGTCGGCCTGGTGCTGAACCCGGGCCTGGACGTGGGCATGGAGATGATTCCCGATGCCGTGGCCCAGCTGAAGCAGCGTGCGGCGGCGATCACCCGCGGCATGGCGCACTGA
- a CDS encoding XVIPCD domain-containing protein, giving the protein MRPLTNAALANAAYSPPSHPAPGDKESLRVDGEDFEVLGRRDAASGYQGVVYRNIKTNEIIIAHRGTEFDRQAILDGGVDAAMVSARVNAQIDDALVLTKQAIKQTEENGYGPVYITGHSLGGALAQITAHHYNLPGDAFNPYGAAGLAYRLPEGQPANAAPFTNHVMAGDLVSAAGPHYGKVEMYALPKELGVLRHAEQGQSIASLGSLGMNTGHVMSAAVAVQLGDSHRMVHFIDRMTDKGPVQSVLDDPEARITDAEDLRRIAEYRKDIHQLRLGATVLVGGGPGLLRDGVNYLRGTEEAGAYARREAEAVQRAENALKPGERLVQEATEMGSPSLSNPGFAPKSSLQESIESTLDKAGLDPRTEGHPDHALYRQIRDGVSAVDARHGRSFDETSERVTAGLLATAKRSGLERVDHVVLGNAPSDGSGPRMFVVQGALDNPAHLRASIAVSEAVNTPVEQSLAKVEQISQAHQVAQQERTQEQTRTAMRMG; this is encoded by the coding sequence ATGAGACCTCTAACCAATGCAGCCCTAGCCAATGCAGCCTACTCCCCACCGTCACATCCAGCGCCAGGTGATAAGGAATCGCTGCGCGTTGATGGTGAAGACTTCGAAGTTCTAGGGCGACGTGATGCAGCCAGCGGCTATCAAGGCGTTGTGTACCGGAACATCAAGACCAACGAGATCATCATCGCCCATCGAGGCACCGAGTTTGATCGCCAGGCCATACTTGATGGCGGCGTCGACGCAGCGATGGTCAGCGCCAGAGTCAACGCACAGATTGATGATGCCCTCGTACTGACCAAGCAGGCAATCAAGCAAACTGAGGAAAACGGATATGGTCCGGTGTACATCACTGGACATTCCCTAGGCGGCGCACTCGCGCAGATCACTGCCCACCACTACAACCTCCCGGGCGACGCCTTCAATCCCTACGGCGCTGCTGGGTTGGCGTATCGCCTGCCTGAAGGCCAGCCGGCCAATGCGGCGCCCTTTACCAACCACGTGATGGCGGGCGACCTGGTTAGTGCGGCCGGCCCTCATTACGGCAAGGTTGAGATGTACGCACTCCCCAAGGAACTGGGAGTCCTGCGCCATGCCGAGCAGGGCCAGAGCATCGCCTCGCTCGGATCGCTTGGGATGAATACCGGCCATGTCATGTCCGCTGCGGTTGCGGTCCAGTTGGGTGATTCCCATCGAATGGTTCATTTCATTGACCGTATGACCGACAAGGGTCCAGTGCAGTCCGTGCTGGACGACCCCGAGGCGCGAATCACAGATGCGGAGGACCTGCGCCGGATAGCGGAGTATCGCAAAGACATCCACCAGTTGCGCCTGGGAGCGACCGTACTTGTCGGCGGTGGCCCTGGACTCCTGCGCGACGGGGTCAATTACCTTCGCGGCACCGAGGAAGCCGGAGCATACGCCCGTCGCGAAGCCGAAGCCGTGCAGCGCGCAGAAAACGCATTGAAACCAGGGGAGCGTTTGGTCCAAGAGGCAACCGAAATGGGCTCGCCCTCTCTGAGCAACCCAGGCTTCGCTCCCAAGAGCTCATTGCAGGAGAGCATCGAATCGACCCTGGACAAGGCAGGCCTGGATCCCAGAACGGAGGGCCACCCCGACCATGCGCTCTACCGGCAGATTCGCGATGGTGTATCGGCCGTGGATGCCAGGCACGGGCGCAGCTTCGATGAAACCAGTGAGCGTGTGACGGCCGGCCTGCTTGCAACGGCCAAGCGCAGCGGCCTGGAACGCGTCGATCATGTTGTCTTGGGCAACGCTCCCAGCGATGGTTCAGGCCCTCGCATGTTCGTCGTGCAGGGCGCGCTCGACAATCCGGCACACCTGCGGGCATCGATTGCGGTCAGCGAGGCCGTCAATACACCCGTAGAGCAGTCGCTCGCCAAGGTCGAGCAGATTTCGCAGGCACATCAGGTCGCTCAGCAAGAGCGAACCCAAGAGCAGACCCGAACAGCGATGCGCATGGGCTAG
- a CDS encoding S41 family peptidase — translation MQVRKGVRRIGTLVIALVAANAMADTPKAIEVPSPEAEAEILNLLERQALYRDRVDWPATRLRLQSAQGDPARRLAVLREAIALSTSHHGAWTTPQRQRESLARAQQAGAAAVDRAKAADAVDARIGWVVIEGYASTPGATPQEKFRQDIQRAARWQQVIRSKDDGARCGWIVDLRDNGGGAMWPMLLGMAPLLRTSVVNNEDVGSFESAHGPQRWTLTATAVQLAGKPLLDFGQSGYVLRQPGAPVAVLFGPRTGSSGEASVLAWRGRPQARSFGQPTAGVSTGNVVHTLVDGSRLLLTTSVMRDRNDRGDGLKIEPDQRVEGEAATVAAAQAWLLAQPACQGH, via the coding sequence ATGCAGGTTCGCAAGGGAGTGCGTCGTATTGGTACGCTGGTGATCGCGCTGGTGGCTGCCAACGCCATGGCCGATACGCCCAAGGCAATCGAAGTGCCCTCGCCGGAGGCGGAGGCCGAGATTCTCAACCTGCTTGAACGCCAGGCACTGTATCGCGACCGGGTGGACTGGCCCGCCACTCGTCTACGCCTGCAATCGGCGCAGGGCGACCCCGCGCGACGGCTGGCCGTTCTGCGCGAAGCCATTGCGCTCAGCACTAGCCACCATGGTGCATGGACCACGCCCCAGCGCCAGCGCGAATCCCTTGCGCGTGCGCAGCAGGCCGGCGCCGCCGCCGTGGATCGGGCCAAGGCCGCTGATGCGGTGGATGCGCGCATCGGCTGGGTGGTCATCGAGGGCTATGCCTCCACGCCCGGCGCGACGCCGCAGGAAAAATTCCGCCAGGACATCCAGCGTGCCGCGCGCTGGCAGCAGGTCATCCGCAGCAAGGACGACGGCGCGCGCTGTGGCTGGATCGTCGACCTGCGGGACAACGGCGGTGGCGCCATGTGGCCGATGCTGTTGGGCATGGCACCGCTGCTGCGCACCTCGGTGGTGAACAACGAGGACGTGGGCTCGTTCGAAAGCGCGCATGGGCCGCAGCGCTGGACGTTGACGGCGACCGCCGTGCAGCTGGCAGGCAAGCCATTGCTGGATTTCGGCCAGTCCGGTTATGTGCTGCGGCAGCCTGGCGCGCCAGTGGCGGTGCTGTTCGGGCCCCGCACCGGCAGTTCGGGCGAGGCCTCGGTGCTGGCGTGGCGTGGCCGCCCGCAGGCGCGGAGTTTCGGCCAGCCGACCGCAGGTGTCTCCACCGGCAATGTCGTGCACACGCTTGTCGATGGCAGTCGCCTGCTGCTGACCACCAGCGTGATGCGCGACCGCAATGATCGTGGCGACGGGTTGAAGATCGAGCCTGACCAGCGCGTCGAGGGGGAGGCCGCCACGGTGGCTGCCGCCCAAGCGTGGCTGCTGGCCCAGCCCGCCTGCCAGGGCCACTGA